A stretch of Spirochaeta cellobiosiphila DSM 17781 DNA encodes these proteins:
- a CDS encoding WD40 repeat domain-containing protein yields MEELVRSFEQSVQLMNQLGSKVNKEAWDNTEDLIYYIDQLLDAGQEIVGGKNLTEYRALAYVQLGRLHSRYDLIEEAIAIYDDVYLEYRNHSNDAIRYQAMRALVNSGVAYYNLDRLDKAIEAWDEAGEKYYKDRHEGLQTASLRAMQNKSIALDLYKYEGAGDPTRELILERFKSSLIPAIQKDLLRFFYKILWIGEDRDNPALKALHILLIKKTKSKIKLEDLHRAYYLLDTKAKKIVCSAVEKLHYEEFINVLVGGSQLIRCKGHYPFERKLLESYLNNSEHQRIGEELILQSELDWGLEILQTIAHSKDFSSFKSPYVQKLYQLFLKENIALPPLNSWSLLTTDHSPLNHKGNISAWFVGEDSFLSADRKGDVILWSKTGPDKHLGQLSGTPRIVCMIDDSIYAVLWNQKGFHQYINENWEYVEVEDAFHKYSSEYHLLIGDKGLYKLDSGSYLSGFPEVLEILEERKNTYTHISYKGIVSDGKKQVELPLPSTALPLKHCVRSKEYYVLGNDDVIYVFDPTSLSLQSSLQINEMSHSINWGQNPELFGVMGEQKIFLYNRAGELLFDHPGISLYIGAEYCFIGDKKGKVLKMDHAGNVIHVMEGHSDWIVDITADEEQLLTIGLEGSIRQWSLIDNRLTHIWGKMDLLAIEYQGSQLHQIGNGGIKNLNGEGTFYSQIQGVLSAYYIDEEYLIYASLTGELLVYKKGKFLWRDNCNSYAESFCRIDKKIWVGFHDGMLREFSLNNGAVLWESAVHKEGILVIERHPSGQYIFTGSRDRDISIVNIETKDELQKLAMHTQNISALCFCDSGNTLISSGDDGLILKWNWLEGSLLDIIKESKIPVWDLIVNQESTVLSARVEDNDLSLWNLPYGVEINNLKGHRSVISSIKFFPDDGFMVSGSADRSLRFWKMPEGRVVKKISPGLGAVQSIAIGVNGKKLAAASVDGQIKEYDLTPFQLYRMSLNELRERKFSLEALVHNDEQDKLDFIEFLNNWMS; encoded by the coding sequence ATGGAAGAATTAGTAAGGTCCTTTGAACAATCTGTACAGTTAATGAACCAATTAGGATCAAAAGTTAATAAAGAAGCCTGGGATAATACAGAAGATTTAATATACTACATAGATCAATTGTTAGATGCTGGACAAGAAATAGTCGGTGGCAAAAATCTTACAGAATATAGGGCCTTGGCCTATGTACAGTTAGGACGACTCCATTCTCGCTATGACCTGATCGAAGAAGCGATCGCCATCTATGATGATGTCTATTTAGAGTATCGTAACCATTCTAATGATGCGATTCGTTACCAAGCTATGCGTGCCCTCGTCAATTCCGGTGTGGCCTATTATAATTTAGATAGACTTGATAAAGCGATAGAAGCCTGGGATGAGGCTGGTGAAAAATACTATAAAGATAGACACGAGGGCTTACAGACTGCATCTCTCAGGGCTATGCAAAATAAAAGTATTGCTTTGGATTTATATAAGTATGAAGGCGCTGGCGATCCTACACGGGAATTAATATTAGAAAGGTTTAAATCTTCACTAATACCTGCCATTCAAAAGGATTTACTAAGATTTTTTTACAAGATCCTTTGGATTGGGGAGGACAGAGATAATCCCGCATTAAAAGCCCTTCATATTTTACTGATAAAAAAGACCAAATCAAAGATCAAACTTGAAGACCTTCATAGGGCTTACTATCTATTAGATACAAAAGCAAAGAAAATAGTGTGCAGTGCTGTAGAAAAGCTGCATTATGAGGAATTTATTAACGTCCTGGTCGGGGGGAGTCAATTAATACGTTGTAAAGGGCATTATCCTTTTGAACGTAAATTACTGGAATCCTATCTGAACAATAGTGAACATCAGAGAATAGGGGAGGAATTGATACTCCAAAGTGAGTTGGACTGGGGATTGGAAATCCTGCAAACAATAGCTCATAGTAAGGACTTCTCTTCCTTTAAATCCCCCTATGTTCAGAAGTTATATCAATTATTTTTAAAGGAAAACATAGCTTTACCCCCCCTGAATAGTTGGAGCCTATTAACGACAGATCATTCGCCTTTGAATCATAAAGGAAACATTTCTGCCTGGTTTGTCGGTGAGGATTCCTTTCTTAGCGCTGATAGGAAAGGGGATGTTATTTTATGGTCAAAAACAGGACCAGATAAACATTTAGGACAATTGAGTGGTACACCTCGCATTGTTTGTATGATTGACGATAGTATTTATGCTGTTCTATGGAATCAAAAAGGTTTTCATCAATATATAAATGAGAATTGGGAATACGTAGAGGTTGAAGACGCTTTTCATAAATATAGTTCAGAGTATCATTTGTTAATCGGTGATAAAGGCCTCTATAAGCTTGACTCTGGTAGCTATCTCAGTGGTTTTCCTGAAGTACTGGAGATTCTTGAGGAAAGGAAAAATACCTATACCCATATCTCCTATAAAGGTATTGTGAGTGATGGGAAAAAACAGGTTGAACTGCCTTTGCCCTCTACAGCTCTTCCTCTAAAACATTGCGTTCGATCTAAGGAATATTATGTTCTGGGTAATGATGATGTGATATATGTCTTTGACCCAACATCATTATCTCTCCAATCCTCTCTTCAAATCAATGAAATGAGTCATAGCATTAATTGGGGGCAAAATCCCGAACTGTTTGGTGTTATGGGTGAACAAAAAATATTCCTTTACAATAGGGCAGGGGAATTGCTCTTTGATCATCCTGGGATCTCCTTGTATATAGGGGCAGAATACTGCTTTATCGGGGATAAAAAAGGAAAGGTCCTCAAAATGGATCATGCTGGAAACGTAATCCACGTCATGGAAGGGCATAGTGACTGGATTGTTGATATAACAGCCGATGAAGAGCAGCTATTAACCATTGGCTTAGAAGGTAGTATTCGTCAGTGGTCACTTATTGATAATAGACTTACCCATATCTGGGGTAAAATGGATTTATTAGCTATAGAATATCAAGGATCTCAACTCCACCAAATCGGGAATGGGGGGATTAAGAACTTAAACGGGGAAGGAACTTTTTACAGTCAAATTCAAGGGGTCCTGTCTGCCTATTATATTGATGAAGAATACCTCATATACGCTTCCTTGACCGGTGAACTTTTAGTCTATAAAAAAGGAAAATTCCTCTGGCGTGATAATTGTAACTCCTATGCTGAATCTTTCTGTCGTATTGATAAAAAGATATGGGTAGGATTTCATGATGGGATGTTAAGAGAATTTTCCCTGAATAATGGGGCTGTATTATGGGAATCTGCCGTACATAAGGAAGGTATCCTTGTGATCGAGAGACATCCTTCTGGACAATATATATTTACCGGAAGTAGAGATAGGGACATATCCATTGTCAATATTGAAACTAAGGATGAATTACAGAAGCTAGCCATGCATACCCAGAATATCAGCGCTCTGTGTTTTTGTGATTCCGGTAATACACTCATTAGTTCAGGAGATGATGGTCTTATTCTTAAATGGAATTGGTTGGAAGGTTCTTTGCTGGATATTATCAAAGAGAGCAAAATCCCCGTTTGGGATTTGATTGTTAATCAAGAATCAACGGTGCTCTCAGCTAGAGTGGAAGATAATGACCTAAGTTTATGGAATCTGCCCTATGGTGTTGAGATCAATAATCTTAAAGGGCATCGTTCTGTTATATCCAGTATAAAGTTCTTTCCTGATGATGGCTTTATGGTCTCAGGAAGTGCTGATAGATCTCTCAGATTCTGGAAGATGCCAGAAGGACGGGTTGTTAAAAAAATCAGCCCAGGATTAGGGGCTGTTCAATCGATCGCCATAGGTGTTAATGGCAAAAAATTAGCTGCCGCATCCGTTGATGGTCAAATAAAAGAATATGACTTAACCCCTTTCCAATTGTACAGAATGTCCCTAAATGAACTTCGGGAACGCAAATTCTCATTAGAGGCGCTGGTTCATAATGACGAACAGGATAAATTAGATTTTATAGAATTCCTTAATAATTGGATGAGTTAG
- a CDS encoding ATP-binding protein, translating into MAEQLIKQNLPFIKILPSWAQELSYKYLSKTTNLYLIHGNIRDFLPHKMNEGEFIFAKIQEYISEVLFGNRDIIVYYDRSSGVSFCTEEMEHEYMLAMKSKFKNHDPEVFIDVDPTKAFYYLEQYFLSNINKNRRIVLIMDYAETIIPNSDIGRMSDEDRYCLVTLNRWSHDPVFTNGDISVLLLTENLADLAPRLVASPTTVKVNIPIPDVKVRQKFLEFLEKQEKLILGGRLTPERMANLTSGLNLLNLNQIASESYQEDKEINLEYLKERKKSIIENEAAGLLEFMETEYDLSMISGHNFVKRRFKDAARAIKQGRLDVLPMGYLIAGPVGTGKSFMVSAFTGEIGIPMVKLKNFRSKWQGVTESNLEKILNILKAMSPVGVMIDEADAFLGNRNQDGDSGTGNRIFAQIASFMGNTEYRGKIIWFLITCRPDLIPIDLKRQGRAEEHLALFYPDQPTELEELFYTLIKKLKLKVQKVNALDMLKKHKHNYSGADLESILIRAKFKAAMEGHVIITKEDLAQSIQDFIPPSYPYEIELQNLVAVLECTSREMIPKKFQNLERTKLVQEIKDLKLLIGERS; encoded by the coding sequence ATGGCGGAACAATTAATTAAACAGAACCTGCCCTTCATTAAAATATTGCCTTCATGGGCTCAAGAGCTATCATACAAGTATTTAAGCAAGACCACGAACCTATATTTAATACACGGCAACATACGGGACTTTTTACCTCACAAGATGAACGAAGGCGAATTCATTTTTGCTAAAATTCAGGAATATATATCAGAGGTCCTTTTTGGAAACCGGGATATCATCGTTTATTATGACCGTTCCAGCGGGGTTTCCTTCTGTACTGAGGAAATGGAGCATGAGTATATGCTTGCCATGAAGTCAAAATTCAAGAATCATGATCCGGAAGTCTTCATTGATGTAGATCCTACCAAGGCGTTCTATTATCTTGAACAGTACTTTCTAAGCAATATTAATAAAAATCGCCGTATTGTTCTCATTATGGATTATGCAGAGACGATCATACCGAATTCTGATATTGGAAGAATGAGTGATGAAGATCGGTATTGCCTGGTTACCTTGAATAGATGGAGCCATGATCCTGTTTTCACCAATGGAGATATTTCCGTTTTACTATTAACGGAGAATCTAGCCGATTTGGCACCGCGCTTAGTGGCTAGTCCCACAACTGTTAAGGTTAATATCCCCATCCCTGATGTAAAGGTTAGACAAAAATTCCTGGAGTTCCTCGAAAAACAGGAGAAGCTGATTCTGGGAGGAAGACTAACACCGGAACGGATGGCTAATTTAACAAGTGGTCTAAACCTGTTGAATTTAAATCAAATAGCTTCTGAGTCCTATCAGGAGGACAAAGAAATCAATTTGGAATATTTAAAAGAAAGAAAAAAGAGCATTATTGAAAATGAAGCGGCCGGTTTACTTGAGTTTATGGAAACCGAATATGATCTATCAATGATATCCGGGCATAACTTTGTTAAAAGACGTTTTAAAGATGCAGCCAGGGCAATCAAGCAGGGACGGCTCGATGTTTTACCAATGGGCTATCTGATTGCAGGTCCGGTTGGTACAGGAAAATCGTTTATGGTTTCCGCTTTCACAGGGGAGATCGGTATCCCCATGGTTAAACTCAAAAACTTCCGCAGTAAGTGGCAAGGGGTTACAGAAAGTAACCTGGAGAAGATATTAAATATATTGAAAGCCATGAGTCCAGTGGGCGTTATGATTGATGAAGCGGATGCTTTTTTGGGCAATAGAAATCAAGACGGAGACTCAGGAACGGGTAATAGGATCTTTGCTCAAATCGCCAGTTTTATGGGCAATACAGAATATAGAGGTAAGATTATCTGGTTTCTCATCACTTGCCGCCCTGATTTAATTCCTATTGACTTAAAGAGACAGGGACGGGCTGAAGAGCATTTAGCCTTATTTTATCCAGATCAACCTACGGAGTTGGAAGAATTATTTTATACCCTGATCAAAAAACTCAAATTGAAAGTCCAGAAGGTCAATGCTCTGGATATGTTAAAGAAGCACAAACATAACTATTCCGGAGCTGATCTGGAATCTATTTTGATTCGGGCCAAATTCAAGGCAGCCATGGAAGGTCATGTTATCATTACCAAAGAAGATTTGGCCCAGTCCATTCAAGACTTTATACCACCCAGTTACCCCTATGAGATTGAGCTTCAGAATTTGGTTGCCGTCCTTGAATGTACGAGCCGTGAGATGATTCCCAAGAAGTTCCAAAATCTGGAACGTACAAAACTTGTACAGGAGATAAAAGATTTAAAACTCCTCATTGGAGAAAGATCCTAG
- a CDS encoding TIGR03546 family protein, translated as MLSIIKSIAKVFAALNSNSKASAIALAVSSALLLAFIPSGNLIWIIILLMSILLRANLAFEIVFILIFKALYSLIGGSIEGLGWTLMNVDSIKATIYMLLNMPLAIFFGINNSLVIGGLAVGLICWIPLFILSLFGLKLFRTKISPAIANLKFVKAIKKLPLIGTLLKAVKQYNGMYR; from the coding sequence ATGTTATCCATTATTAAGAGTATCGCAAAGGTATTTGCTGCTTTGAACTCAAATAGTAAAGCCTCAGCCATTGCCCTTGCTGTTAGTTCTGCTCTTCTTTTAGCCTTTATTCCTTCTGGTAATTTGATTTGGATCATTATATTACTAATGTCTATCCTTCTGAGAGCAAATTTGGCCTTTGAGATTGTTTTTATTCTCATATTCAAGGCTTTGTATTCTCTCATAGGCGGCTCAATAGAAGGCCTGGGCTGGACCTTAATGAACGTAGACAGTATTAAGGCCACCATTTACATGCTTCTTAATATGCCTTTAGCCATATTCTTCGGTATTAATAATTCCCTTGTTATAGGCGGCTTGGCTGTTGGATTAATCTGCTGGATTCCTTTATTTATCCTTAGCTTATTCGGGTTAAAACTATTCAGAACAAAAATATCTCCAGCCATTGCTAATCTTAAGTTTGTTAAAGCTATTAAAAAACTACCCCTGATAGGAACACTGTTAAAGGCTGTCAAACAATATAATGGAATGTATAGGTAG
- a CDS encoding histidine kinase dimerization/phosphoacceptor domain -containing protein gives MMKYFFFIFLYGLLSILAIPTWSDVETSTYRLLFIASYNSSFPTYYDQIDGIKEGLEGFYYIMDVEAFDSKRFVGEGNYQTFKDRLEYKLNHNLPYDGILTADDNALHFVIDNYEQMFDKIPVVFFGVNNIDFALEQNTNPKITGFVESVSMKDTLSFMSGVPKWGDSIVIITDDTTSGQGDLRTYRNMSNEFPENLISVLNISEYTYDELGELLKGNPENLSYLLLSAYRDKNGNFMTFPESLAFLVNNSHSPIYHLWYHGLGKGIVGGKLISHKDQGMRAARVMKQLLQNPEMEIPIVENNSHNAFYFDYRQLKKFQISNGDLPPDSKIINEPINYLKEYGRIILIVVLVILSQSLTIMFLIINVRRLNNANKEIKVREEKFKGLFEHSPMSLWEVNLSKIKKQLDIKKTIANIDCYDFSIIDVNTTSLAVLKAENKDLLIEGFISWLKKDKSNTWLKIIETLHQDNYQVTEEFYCQTFSDDWRWLNIKISTVPGSIDTWDRIFLSFEDITDKVTVLDELRKALADKEVLLREVHHRVKNNLSIVTSLFSLQKDSIQNVTDLEMLIHGSQTMIMSMAFVHELIMDSDDLQSLDIKKFLLQLTSFIVETTNNNTGNIHFEILVSDNITLELDSLIPFGLIVNEIIGWLLKGSYKENIPINININLHITDDKRFLEVKEFDIIPPKELTGQSSTILGYNLINLLALQLKGQMKINSDNGFTAQLKF, from the coding sequence ATGATGAAGTACTTTTTTTTTATATTCTTATATGGCTTATTAAGTATCCTGGCGATTCCTACCTGGTCAGATGTTGAAACTAGTACTTATAGGTTGCTATTTATTGCCTCATACAACTCCTCTTTTCCCACCTATTATGATCAAATCGACGGTATTAAAGAGGGCCTCGAGGGCTTCTATTATATTATGGATGTTGAGGCTTTTGATAGCAAACGCTTTGTGGGAGAGGGTAATTATCAGACATTCAAAGACAGGTTAGAGTATAAATTAAATCATAATCTTCCTTATGATGGAATTCTTACAGCTGATGATAATGCCTTACATTTTGTCATTGATAATTATGAACAAATGTTTGATAAGATCCCTGTCGTCTTTTTTGGTGTGAATAACATTGATTTTGCTTTAGAACAAAATACTAATCCCAAGATTACAGGCTTTGTTGAGTCTGTATCCATGAAGGATACCCTTAGCTTTATGAGTGGCGTTCCTAAATGGGGAGATTCTATTGTCATTATTACTGATGATACTACCAGCGGGCAGGGGGACCTTAGAACCTATCGGAATATGTCTAATGAATTCCCTGAGAACCTTATTAGCGTCTTGAATATCAGTGAGTATACATATGATGAGTTAGGTGAGTTATTAAAGGGTAATCCAGAAAATCTAAGCTATTTATTATTATCAGCTTATAGAGATAAAAACGGGAATTTTATGACTTTTCCCGAGAGTTTAGCTTTTTTAGTTAACAATAGCCATTCTCCCATCTATCACCTATGGTATCACGGTTTGGGAAAGGGTATTGTGGGGGGAAAGTTAATATCTCATAAAGATCAAGGTATGAGAGCCGCTAGAGTGATGAAACAGCTCCTTCAAAATCCTGAAATGGAAATCCCCATAGTCGAAAATAATAGTCACAATGCTTTTTATTTTGATTACAGACAATTAAAAAAGTTTCAGATATCCAATGGGGATCTTCCTCCAGATAGTAAGATTATTAATGAACCTATTAACTATTTAAAAGAATATGGCAGAATTATTCTGATTGTCGTCCTTGTTATATTGTCCCAGAGTCTTACGATTATGTTTCTTATTATAAACGTAAGACGACTGAATAATGCCAACAAAGAAATAAAGGTAAGAGAAGAAAAATTCAAAGGCCTATTTGAACATTCTCCCATGTCTCTATGGGAAGTTAATTTATCCAAAATCAAAAAACAGTTGGACATTAAAAAAACAATAGCAAACATTGATTGTTATGACTTTAGTATTATAGATGTAAATACCACTAGCTTAGCTGTATTAAAAGCTGAGAATAAGGATCTCTTAATAGAGGGATTCATTTCCTGGCTCAAGAAGGACAAAAGCAATACCTGGCTTAAAATCATCGAGACTCTCCATCAGGATAATTATCAAGTCACAGAAGAATTCTATTGTCAGACTTTTTCCGATGATTGGCGGTGGTTGAATATTAAAATATCAACGGTTCCCGGGTCTATTGATACATGGGATAGAATATTTTTATCATTTGAAGACATAACAGATAAGGTCACTGTTTTAGATGAACTACGTAAAGCCCTTGCTGATAAGGAGGTATTACTAAGAGAAGTTCATCATAGAGTAAAAAATAATCTATCCATTGTGACTTCTTTATTCAGTCTGCAAAAAGACTCTATTCAAAATGTAACTGATTTGGAAATGCTCATTCATGGATCCCAGACCATGATAATGTCTATGGCCTTTGTTCATGAATTAATAATGGATAGTGATGATTTGCAATCCCTGGATATTAAGAAGTTTCTCCTTCAGTTGACCAGTTTTATTGTAGAGACTACCAATAATAACACTGGGAATATTCATTTTGAAATCTTAGTGTCTGATAATATAACCCTCGAATTAGATAGTCTTATCCCCTTTGGATTGATCGTTAATGAGATAATAGGCTGGCTATTAAAAGGTTCATACAAGGAGAATATACCAATCAATATTAACATTAATCTTCATATTACAGATGACAAAAGATTTCTGGAAGTTAAAGAGTTTGATATCATTCCCCCTAAGGAGTTAACAGGACAATCCTCTACCATCCTTGGATATAATTTGATCAATCTCCTGGCCCTGCAGCTAAAGGGACAGATGAAGATCAATTCGGATAATGGTTTTACAGCGCAGTTAAAATTCTAA
- a CDS encoding MetQ/NlpA family ABC transporter substrate-binding protein, with protein MKNTTKLFAITIAILFSLAMAGCSKSDKDSKEIIAGTSPGPYGHMFKTAIAPGLEKAGYTVKVLEFSDYVQPNLALANKEIDVNLFQHRVYLDKFSADHNLDLSAIITVPTAAVGIYSNEYKSIADLPDGAKVSIANDPTNLARALKVLQQAGLIEINPDIDVTRASEKDIVSNPKNLEILPVEAAQLPRTVDSVDAAAVNGNYALAAGMSLKEAIFIEDLPEEYKNLLAIRTEDVDTELAKLLEEIVRSDDFRKVMNDPNDIFEGFTRPNWWVD; from the coding sequence GTGAAAAATACCACCAAGTTGTTCGCTATAACCATAGCAATCCTATTCAGTCTTGCTATGGCAGGCTGTAGCAAATCAGATAAAGATTCCAAAGAAATCATCGCAGGAACGTCTCCTGGACCTTATGGACACATGTTTAAAACTGCTATTGCACCTGGTTTGGAAAAAGCAGGTTACACTGTTAAAGTTCTAGAATTTAGTGATTATGTCCAACCAAACCTGGCATTGGCTAACAAAGAGATTGATGTAAATCTATTCCAGCATAGAGTTTACTTAGATAAATTCAGTGCAGATCATAATTTGGATCTCTCAGCTATCATTACCGTACCCACAGCCGCTGTCGGTATTTATTCTAATGAATACAAATCTATTGCAGATTTACCAGACGGGGCAAAGGTCTCTATCGCAAACGATCCTACGAACTTAGCCAGGGCTTTGAAAGTCCTTCAGCAGGCTGGTCTCATTGAGATTAATCCTGATATCGATGTTACAAGAGCCTCTGAAAAGGATATAGTCAGTAATCCTAAGAATTTAGAAATCCTTCCTGTAGAAGCGGCTCAGCTTCCCCGGACTGTTGATAGTGTGGATGCTGCCGCTGTTAATGGGAATTACGCTTTGGCTGCGGGAATGTCTCTTAAAGAGGCTATTTTCATTGAAGACTTACCAGAAGAGTACAAAAACCTATTGGCTATTCGTACAGAAGATGTGGACACAGAATTGGCTAAGCTTCTGGAAGAGATTGTTAGATCTGATGACTTCCGGAAAGTTATGAATGATCCCAATGATATTTTTGAAGGATTTACCAGACCAAACTGGTGGGTTGACTAG
- a CDS encoding methionine ABC transporter permease: MSEVFTLETMIDIKDALAQTSQMVGISLFWAIMGGIPLGLILYLTSSLYFNPSKVAYNISSLIVSIIRSIPFVILLVLLLPLTRLITGSTIGSLAASVPLSVASIAFIARLAENSFQNVEKGVIEAALASGAGNLSIIKDVLVTEALPSLVNDITVTAISLIGYSAMAGIVGGGGIGDLAIRFGYYRYQTGVMLLTVFILVVLVQLIQWFGDLLVRKLSHK; this comes from the coding sequence ATGAGTGAAGTATTTACATTGGAAACTATGATAGACATTAAGGATGCCCTTGCTCAGACTTCTCAAATGGTAGGTATCTCCCTGTTCTGGGCTATCATGGGAGGAATCCCTTTAGGATTAATCTTATACCTGACTTCCAGTCTATATTTTAATCCATCAAAGGTGGCTTATAATATTAGCTCCCTCATTGTTAGTATCATCCGATCTATTCCCTTTGTTATCCTATTGGTTCTCCTTTTGCCATTAACAAGATTAATAACAGGAAGCACGATTGGATCCCTAGCGGCTTCGGTTCCCTTGAGTGTGGCTTCCATAGCCTTCATTGCCAGATTAGCTGAGAATTCTTTTCAGAACGTTGAAAAAGGGGTTATAGAAGCGGCTCTGGCTTCAGGTGCTGGTAATCTGTCTATTATAAAGGATGTCCTTGTTACAGAAGCTCTTCCTTCTTTAGTTAATGACATCACTGTCACCGCTATCAGTTTAATAGGATATTCTGCCATGGCCGGTATTGTCGGAGGAGGAGGGATTGGAGACCTGGCTATAAGATTTGGTTATTACCGTTATCAGACAGGTGTTATGTTGCTTACTGTTTTCATCCTTGTGGTGTTAGTTCAGCTAATTCAATGGTTCGGTGATTTGCTGGTAAGAAAACTAAGTCACAAATAA
- a CDS encoding methionine ABC transporter ATP-binding protein, whose product MIIFEDVCVSYPLKGGDSFMAVKNFNLTIEEGTLYGIVGTSGAGKSTLIRTLNLLERPSSGSIYVDGQDISSLGGKKLQQYRRTTGMVFQHFNLIKRKTVRENILFALNAGEAFKTKEEKETRITELLNLVGLSDKADSYPAQLSGGQQQRVGIARGLANNPKLLLCDEPTSALDAETTESILNLLKSIHRQLNITILIITHELDILKKICTHGAVMDQGLLRESDTVYNLFAKAKDPYTKSLVAHSFQMDEKFPISEDQVLIKLIYRDAEANEPSFAEAAKKYSVQMNIIHGKIDYIADKPLGMLKIMLMGSEEEMVKCIRYFLETVNEVILESNNPLSLSLKSSLQGALYNE is encoded by the coding sequence TTGATTATATTTGAAGATGTTTGTGTCAGTTATCCTTTGAAGGGCGGGGATAGCTTTATGGCGGTGAAGAACTTTAATCTAACGATTGAAGAGGGAACCTTATACGGAATTGTCGGTACCAGTGGAGCAGGTAAAAGTACTCTGATTCGAACTTTGAACCTACTAGAGCGACCTTCTTCCGGTAGTATCTATGTGGATGGTCAGGATATATCCTCTCTAGGAGGAAAAAAACTACAACAGTATCGTCGTACTACGGGAATGGTGTTTCAGCATTTTAATTTGATCAAGCGTAAGACTGTTAGGGAAAATATCCTGTTCGCTCTTAATGCGGGTGAAGCTTTTAAGACAAAAGAAGAGAAAGAGACACGCATAACAGAGTTACTGAATCTTGTTGGTTTATCAGATAAGGCCGATTCTTATCCTGCACAACTAAGTGGAGGACAACAGCAACGTGTTGGTATTGCCAGAGGACTGGCTAATAATCCTAAGCTGTTATTATGTGATGAGCCTACATCTGCATTAGATGCAGAAACAACAGAATCAATTCTAAACCTTCTCAAGTCTATCCATAGGCAGTTAAATATAACGATCTTAATCATCACCCATGAGCTGGATATTCTTAAGAAAATATGCACCCATGGGGCTGTTATGGATCAAGGATTATTGCGTGAATCAGATACGGTTTATAATCTGTTTGCCAAGGCGAAAGATCCCTATACCAAAAGCTTAGTCGCCCATAGCTTTCAAATGGATGAAAAATTCCCGATCAGTGAAGATCAGGTTCTGATTAAGTTGATATATCGGGACGCAGAAGCTAATGAACCTTCTTTTGCAGAAGCGGCTAAGAAATATTCCGTTCAAATGAATATTATCCACGGTAAGATTGATTATATCGCGGATAAGCCATTAGGTATGCTTAAGATAATGTTAATGGGGTCTGAAGAAGAGATGGTCAAATGCATCAGGTATTTCTTGGAAACTGTTAATGAAGTGATCCTGGAATCAAATAACCCATTATCACTATCTTTAAAATCATCATTACAAGGGGCCCTATATAATGAGTGA
- the rnhA gene encoding ribonuclease HI, translating into MKDVIIYTDGGCRGNPGIGGWAYVLTIDGKKYTGSGADKLTTNNKMELTAVIEALSFVLKNPEWLSYPINIYTDSQYVKNGITKWIHNWIARGWKTANKQPVKNRELWIQLKDNTEKLNVEWNWVKGHSGVDLNEECDQLVNKEMDGLN; encoded by the coding sequence ATGAAAGATGTCATAATATATACAGATGGTGGTTGTCGAGGAAATCCAGGTATTGGTGGATGGGCCTATGTTCTCACTATAGACGGAAAAAAATACACCGGTAGTGGGGCTGATAAGCTGACTACAAATAACAAAATGGAATTGACTGCCGTTATTGAAGCTTTGTCTTTTGTTTTAAAGAATCCAGAATGGCTGTCATATCCCATTAATATTTACACTGATAGTCAATACGTAAAGAATGGAATCACTAAGTGGATACATAATTGGATTGCCCGAGGATGGAAAACAGCCAACAAGCAACCTGTCAAGAATCGTGAATTATGGATACAGCTAAAGGATAATACGGAAAAACTTAATGTGGAATGGAATTGGGTAAAAGGCCATAGCGGTGTCGATCTGAATGAAGAATGTGATCAACTAGTGAATAAGGAAATGGATGGTCTTAATTAA